In the genome of Candidatus Nitrosotenuis sp. DW1, one region contains:
- a CDS encoding succinate dehydrogenase, which produces MKRNENKEGIKGMANPGRYGIERVSYWLMRITGLGLLAYFIGHIYETSSILSGKAAWDSMLELTQTTQGHIFLTLVIGMCVFHTANGIRLMFAHGGIGIGKPTRPDYPYLPHSMNMKNKLCIYASIGIAALAMMYGLSVLFGE; this is translated from the coding sequence ATGAAAAGAAACGAAAACAAAGAAGGAATCAAGGGGATGGCAAATCCTGGAAGATACGGAATAGAACGTGTCTCATATTGGCTGATGAGAATAACCGGACTTGGACTGCTTGCATATTTTATCGGACATATCTATGAGACAAGTTCCATACTTAGCGGAAAAGCCGCGTGGGACTCGATGCTAGAGCTCACGCAGACAACACAAGGCCACATTTTCTTGACTTTGGTTATCGGAATGTGCGTGTTTCACACTGCAAATGGAATCCGACTTATGTTTGCCCATGGAGGAATAGGAATTGGAAAGCCGACAAGACCTGATTATCCATACTTGCCACATTCAATGAACATGAAAAACAAACTTTGCATTTATGCCTCGATAGGAATAGCCGCTCTCGCAATGATGTATGGCCTGAGCGTATTGTTTGGTGAATAA
- a CDS encoding succinate dehydrogenase/fumarate reductase flavoprotein subunit — protein MVDSIEYDLIIVGSGLAGLRAAIEAAKTSPSIKIGVISKVQVMRSHSVSAEGGTAAVLFEDEGDTIESHIYDTVKGSDFLADQDVAELLCKEMPGEVYQLDHWGMPWSRRKDGRIGQRNFGGYSFPRATYASDKVGFFEMQTLYDTCQKFDNIEFLNEWFVTSIIHDGQKFMGITAIQISSGTFYAIKAKSLIIATGGAGRIYSFSTYALSSTPDGIDMAYRAGLALKDMEFVQFHPTGILPSGILITEGARGEGGYLINKEGERFMSRYAASKMELAPRDIVSRSIMTEIKEGRGFKHETGVDCMKLDLRHIGDAVIKEKLGAIREISIKFSGIDPAQEMLDIRPVCHYMMGGIHTNIDGATELSGVWAAGEAACNSVHGANRLGANSTSECIVWGKITGALAAKHAMNSKPSSQFPHHLVALEEKRIYDGIFRGRGEYNPYEIRQELTDIMTDKAYVFRTESDLVEGLKKLREIKARTWKHVDDTAKEYNTNFTNVMELDSMFRVAEVVLVGAINRRESRGSHSRLDYPQRDDANFLHHTLAYYDPKEPIMKKHPVTITRYQPVERKY, from the coding sequence ATGGTAGATTCTATTGAATATGATTTGATAATAGTAGGATCTGGTCTTGCAGGTCTGCGCGCAGCAATCGAGGCAGCAAAAACAAGTCCGTCAATTAAGATTGGCGTGATCTCCAAAGTCCAGGTCATGCGTTCTCACTCTGTTTCTGCCGAGGGGGGTACTGCGGCAGTTCTCTTTGAGGATGAAGGGGATACCATAGAGTCGCACATCTATGACACCGTAAAGGGAAGTGACTTTTTGGCAGACCAGGATGTTGCAGAATTACTGTGCAAGGAAATGCCAGGCGAAGTCTACCAACTGGACCACTGGGGAATGCCTTGGTCACGAAGAAAGGACGGAAGAATAGGACAGCGAAATTTTGGAGGTTACAGTTTTCCGCGGGCCACATATGCATCTGACAAAGTCGGATTCTTTGAAATGCAGACCTTGTATGATACGTGCCAAAAATTTGACAACATTGAATTTCTAAACGAGTGGTTTGTCACAAGCATAATCCACGATGGGCAGAAGTTCATGGGAATAACTGCAATACAAATCTCAAGCGGAACGTTTTATGCAATCAAGGCAAAGTCGTTGATAATTGCAACCGGCGGCGCAGGAAGAATTTACAGTTTTTCAACTTATGCCCTGTCATCTACCCCTGACGGTATTGACATGGCGTATCGTGCAGGACTGGCACTAAAGGACATGGAGTTTGTCCAGTTCCATCCAACCGGAATCTTACCGTCTGGTATCTTGATTACAGAAGGCGCAAGAGGAGAGGGGGGATATCTTATCAATAAAGAAGGCGAGCGATTCATGAGCAGATATGCTGCAAGCAAAATGGAGCTTGCCCCTAGAGACATCGTCTCAAGGTCAATAATGACTGAAATCAAGGAGGGGCGAGGATTCAAGCATGAAACGGGGGTGGACTGCATGAAGCTTGACTTGCGACACATAGGTGATGCCGTTATCAAAGAAAAGCTTGGAGCAATACGCGAAATATCAATCAAGTTTTCAGGCATTGACCCTGCACAAGAAATGCTAGACATAAGGCCTGTATGTCATTACATGATGGGTGGAATACACACCAACATTGACGGCGCAACCGAGTTGTCAGGAGTCTGGGCTGCAGGCGAGGCAGCATGCAACAGCGTACACGGAGCAAACAGGCTTGGAGCAAATTCTACGTCTGAATGCATCGTCTGGGGAAAAATCACAGGAGCGCTTGCCGCAAAGCACGCAATGAACAGCAAACCGTCATCACAATTCCCACATCATTTGGTTGCCCTGGAAGAAAAAAGAATCTATGATGGGATTTTCAGAGGAAGGGGGGAATACAACCCATACGAGATAAGGCAGGAATTAACAGATATCATGACTGACAAGGCGTATGTATTTAGGACAGAATCCGATCTGGTTGAGGGACTAAAGAAACTGCGCGAGATCAAAGCCAGAACTTGGAAGCATGTGGATGATACAGCAAAAGAATACAACACAAACTTTACAAATGTTATGGAGCTTGATTCAATGTTTCGAGTTGCAGAAGTCGTATTGGTTGGAGCAATCAACAGACGCGAGTCACGCGGGTCTCATTCAAGACTTGACTATCCACAACGAGACGATGCAAACTTTTTACATCATACACTTGCTTACTATGATCCAAAGGAGCCGATAATGAAAAAGCATCCAGTCACCATAACAAGATACCAGCCAGTGGAGAGAAAATACTGA
- a CDS encoding PadR family transcriptional regulator, with translation MVGEWLQRVGSSIPRGFSRYFILELLTTKPYTGKEIIDAATQQSDGKWKPSPGLIYPLLGRLLDEGLIEESKDGKYQITKKGKDTSDDLQTVNKIIKNQLDVLLRIGNVGRFATMDVLERMNMLGSSLSSNVIKMTKEETQKYRKFLESELKKLDANEGKQGKEIKID, from the coding sequence ATGGTAGGAGAGTGGCTTCAAAGAGTTGGAAGTTCTATACCAAGGGGATTTTCAAGATATTTCATTTTAGAGTTGTTGACAACAAAACCATACACCGGAAAAGAGATCATCGATGCTGCAACTCAGCAAAGCGACGGCAAGTGGAAGCCGTCTCCAGGTCTCATATATCCACTGCTTGGAAGGCTCCTAGATGAGGGCCTGATCGAGGAATCAAAAGACGGCAAATACCAAATAACAAAAAAGGGAAAAGACACTTCAGATGATTTGCAGACAGTCAACAAAATAATTAAAAATCAGCTGGACGTGCTGCTGAGAATTGGAAACGTAGGACGGTTTGCGACAATGGACGTGCTTGAGAGAATGAACATGCTGGGCTCAAGCCTTAGTTCAAATGTTATTAAAATGACAAAGGAGGAAACTCAGAAGTACAGGAAATTCTTAGAATCGGAGCTCAAAAAGCTGGACGCAAACGAAGGCAAGCAGGGCAAAGAAATCAAAATAGACTAG
- a CDS encoding isocitrate lyase/PEP mutase family protein has protein sequence MKNLRKMINDSSKPLVIPGVYDAIGAKIAQKAGFEAMFQTGYGTSATLFGMPDYGFIGSTETIENARRICRAVSVPVIVDSDTGYGNALSVWKLVNELESAGAAGIFLEDQRWPKRCGHMSGKEVIEKEEYAEKLQAALDARKSKDFIIVARTDARATRGLDDAIERGKYYRKIGADVIFVEAPKSIDEMKKIGKSINAPLVANMIEGGATPVIPSATLHKMGFRIILYPLSVLFANAFASIQILKELKKSGTTAKLKKNVVSFDEFNDLVDLSKFRNLENRYKRKS, from the coding sequence ATGAAAAACCTGAGGAAAATGATCAATGACTCTTCAAAGCCTCTGGTTATTCCCGGCGTGTACGATGCAATAGGTGCAAAGATAGCACAAAAGGCAGGATTTGAGGCAATGTTCCAGACAGGTTATGGGACATCTGCTACTTTGTTTGGCATGCCAGATTATGGTTTTATTGGATCAACTGAAACAATTGAAAATGCGCGCAGAATCTGCAGGGCAGTTTCGGTTCCAGTAATTGTGGATTCAGATACAGGCTACGGAAACGCGCTAAGTGTCTGGAAGCTCGTAAACGAATTAGAGTCCGCAGGGGCGGCAGGAATCTTCTTAGAGGATCAAAGATGGCCAAAGAGATGCGGTCACATGAGCGGAAAAGAGGTAATCGAAAAAGAAGAGTACGCTGAAAAACTGCAGGCAGCACTGGACGCTAGAAAAAGCAAAGACTTCATCATTGTTGCACGCACAGATGCCAGGGCGACAAGAGGCTTAGATGACGCAATTGAGCGCGGCAAGTATTATAGAAAAATAGGAGCAGACGTGATTTTTGTCGAAGCGCCAAAGTCAATTGATGAGATGAAAAAGATAGGAAAATCAATCAATGCGCCGCTTGTGGCAAACATGATTGAGGGCGGTGCGACTCCAGTCATCCCATCTGCCACTTTGCACAAGATGGGCTTTAGGATAATTTTGTATCCGCTTTCAGTTCTTTTCGCCAATGCGTTTGCATCAATTCAGATCCTAAAGGAGCTAAAGAAGTCAGGTACCACGGCAAAACTGAAGAAAAACGTGGTTAGTTTTGACGAGTTCAACGACTTGGTGGATTTATCAAAATTTAGGAATCTGGAAAATCGCTACAAAAGAAAATCATAA
- a CDS encoding DNA-binding protein: protein MSTENRDVIFIGKKPLMAYVTSTLIQLANLPSVRIKARGLSIGRAVDVSQIISRKTENAGYSIGEIKIGSEQLESQDGKTRNVSTIEIEVKRNSS from the coding sequence ATGTCAACCGAAAACAGAGACGTAATCTTCATTGGTAAGAAACCTCTGATGGCGTATGTTACTTCTACGCTCATCCAATTGGCAAACTTACCATCAGTGCGCATCAAAGCCAGAGGACTCAGCATCGGTCGTGCAGTAGATGTTTCACAAATCATCTCACGCAAGACAGAAAATGCTGGATATTCAATCGGTGAAATAAAGATAGGTTCTGAGCAGCTAGAATCACAAGATGGCAAAACAAGAAACGTATCCACAATAGAGATTGAAGTAAAGAGAAACTCTTCTTAA
- a CDS encoding HEAT repeat domain-containing protein — translation MITPEQIESVMHSDSKEEKIKILELTCKCKDSAVLNTVISALDDNDIQIRGEAFSALMLNENDISDVLIQKLNSQSKNVRGYSLLVLANRNDRKAIPKIIDLTSDESAMVRSCAVGALGHLKASEAILAIQKCIEDPNSEVRKSAIKAAIDIGDQTVFSKLDESSKEDPEIRNLLDYAKSKL, via the coding sequence ATGATAACCCCTGAGCAGATTGAGAGTGTTATGCATTCTGATTCTAAAGAGGAAAAAATCAAAATCCTAGAACTGACTTGCAAATGCAAAGATTCCGCCGTATTAAACACGGTTATTTCAGCATTGGACGATAATGACATCCAGATTAGGGGGGAGGCGTTTAGCGCGCTAATGCTGAACGAAAACGACATATCAGATGTTTTGATTCAAAAACTAAACAGTCAGAGCAAAAATGTGAGGGGTTATTCCTTACTGGTCCTTGCAAATAGAAACGACCGGAAGGCAATTCCAAAAATAATTGATCTCACGTCAGATGAAAGTGCGATGGTCAGGTCTTGCGCAGTTGGAGCATTAGGACACCTTAAGGCGTCAGAAGCAATTCTTGCAATCCAAAAATGCATAGAAGACCCTAATTCGGAGGTGAGAAAGAGTGCAATAAAGGCAGCAATAGATATTGGTGACCAGACTGTTTTTTCCAAACTAGATGAGAGTTCCAAAGAAGATCCGGAAATTAGAAATTTGCTTGATTATGCCAAGAGTAAGTTATAG
- a CDS encoding FAD-binding oxidoreductase → MVIENKATLTYVQLLKEDLAVFRMVPNDGVIPEYKAGQFITIGMHVPSEGKVIRRAYSIASHPENKKYVELVIRWVRKPLPGRLTTQLFNAKEGDEITWIKPTGAALLINDKLPNGEKDERRIVCLGGGTGIAPFVSFAQHLHDIGDKRELIVLHGASYVDELSYKQLFTDLEIESLDRGRDQWNFRYRAAISRPQEWFNRSWSGQVGRVETFLRTKDGEPSPLEQLIGEKITPQNTTFYICGWQGTIDGCMDYLSAKGFATERNKRPDGSFEVKYESYG, encoded by the coding sequence GTGGTAATAGAAAACAAAGCGACACTTACCTATGTTCAATTACTAAAAGAGGATTTGGCAGTTTTCAGGATGGTTCCAAATGACGGAGTGATACCAGAATACAAAGCTGGACAATTCATAACTATAGGCATGCATGTCCCAAGCGAGGGCAAAGTAATCAGAAGGGCGTATTCGATTGCATCGCATCCAGAGAACAAAAAATATGTCGAGCTTGTCATACGTTGGGTCAGAAAGCCACTCCCAGGCCGTTTGACTACACAGCTTTTCAATGCAAAGGAAGGAGACGAAATAACTTGGATAAAACCAACAGGTGCTGCACTTTTAATTAACGACAAATTACCAAACGGAGAAAAAGACGAGAGACGAATCGTTTGTCTTGGCGGAGGTACAGGCATTGCGCCCTTTGTAAGTTTTGCACAACACCTGCACGATATTGGGGATAAGAGGGAGCTGATAGTACTTCACGGAGCAAGCTATGTTGATGAGTTAAGCTACAAGCAATTATTCACAGACTTGGAAATCGAGAGTTTGGATAGAGGGCGAGACCAGTGGAACTTTAGATATCGTGCCGCAATTAGCCGCCCACAAGAATGGTTCAACAGGTCGTGGAGCGGTCAAGTTGGAAGAGTCGAGACATTTCTCAGAACAAAGGATGGAGAACCATCTCCTTTGGAGCAATTAATCGGCGAAAAGATCACGCCTCAAAACACAACGTTCTACATTTGTGGTTGGCAGGGAACAATAGACGGATGTATGGACTATCTTAGCGCGAAAGGATTTGCGACTGAGAGAAACAAACGCCCAGACGGCAGTTTTGAGGTCAAGTACGAGTCATACGGATAA
- a CDS encoding branched-chain amino acid transaminase, with the protein MKPGISKFVWFDGKYTTLEKAKVPITTHAIHYGTSIFEGIRAYWNSENLNIFRLEDHIKRFRNSGRFYSISLGYTDEELIDAVINLCKKNNIKKSCYIRPFYFVGEYGINLHVNENAPVHAAMFMFPFGDLFNKNGISAGISSWRKFSDASTPPLAKMGGNYLNSILATQECKRNGYDEAIMLDLKGNVSEAPGENIFTVKDGKLMTPPLSSSALEGLTRDSVIKLAEDFGYQVKESEITRGQMYLADEVFLTGTAAEITPITHIDNKKIGTGKTGKITQQLMSAYLDVVMNKNEKYSSWVTSVY; encoded by the coding sequence ATGAAACCTGGCATTTCAAAATTTGTTTGGTTTGACGGAAAATACACGACACTTGAAAAAGCCAAAGTACCAATTACAACACATGCCATACATTACGGAACATCCATTTTTGAGGGAATACGAGCATACTGGAATTCAGAAAACCTCAACATATTCAGGCTTGAGGATCACATCAAGAGATTTCGAAATTCTGGAAGATTTTATTCAATATCATTAGGATATACAGACGAGGAACTAATTGACGCAGTAATTAATTTGTGCAAAAAAAACAATATTAAAAAATCATGCTACATTCGCCCATTTTATTTTGTTGGAGAATATGGAATTAATCTGCATGTAAACGAAAACGCCCCAGTCCACGCAGCAATGTTCATGTTTCCATTTGGGGATTTGTTTAACAAAAATGGAATTAGTGCAGGAATTTCTTCGTGGAGAAAATTCAGTGATGCTTCTACCCCACCACTTGCAAAGATGGGCGGAAACTATCTCAATTCCATACTTGCCACGCAGGAATGCAAGAGAAATGGCTACGACGAGGCAATCATGCTTGATTTGAAAGGAAATGTAAGTGAGGCACCGGGGGAAAATATTTTCACGGTAAAAGACGGCAAACTGATGACTCCGCCCCTAAGCTCATCAGCGCTGGAGGGACTAACACGGGATTCTGTGATAAAATTGGCAGAAGACTTTGGATACCAAGTCAAAGAAAGCGAGATCACGCGAGGACAGATGTACCTTGCAGACGAAGTGTTTCTCACAGGCACTGCTGCAGAAATCACGCCAATCACGCACATCGACAACAAAAAAATAGGAACCGGTAAGACAGGTAAAATCACTCAACAGCTCATGTCTGCATATCTTGACGTGGTAATGAATAAGAACGAGAAATATTCCAGTTGGGTAACCTCGGTGTATTAG
- a CDS encoding Gfo/Idh/MocA family protein, with product MKIAQIGVGGWGKNHARVLSQFGVLTAVCDADQKRAKETGEKYGVSYYTSIDSMLKEAQFDGVFICTPTSTHFDIASKIIQQKKSVFIEKPMTYESKQGVTLLEMAKKNGVLLTCGYIERFNPAVESVKELVKSKKYGDLIMLEFHRENRMPLHIKDVGIIYDTAVHDIDTAMWLFDDTPEVVFARSGKIRHDHEDFATIMLGFKDNKVAIISSNWITPARVRHFNAVCTDGIISADFISQEVRIEKDSGSEIPRKEKAEPLTVEIRNFLDSVEGKESLRVRPEDALNVTRIAEAALLSSQKGVPIYLELK from the coding sequence TTGAAAATAGCGCAAATAGGAGTTGGCGGATGGGGGAAAAACCATGCCAGAGTCCTTTCCCAGTTTGGAGTTTTAACGGCAGTTTGTGATGCGGACCAAAAAAGGGCAAAAGAGACAGGCGAGAAATACGGCGTCAGTTATTACACCTCAATTGACTCCATGCTAAAAGAAGCACAGTTCGATGGGGTGTTCATTTGCACCCCAACATCGACACATTTTGACATCGCATCAAAGATAATCCAGCAAAAAAAGAGTGTCTTTATTGAAAAACCAATGACGTATGAATCAAAGCAAGGTGTCACTCTTTTAGAGATGGCTAAAAAAAACGGAGTTCTTTTGACTTGTGGATACATAGAGAGATTCAATCCAGCTGTGGAATCTGTCAAAGAGTTGGTCAAATCGAAAAAATATGGCGACTTGATCATGCTTGAATTTCATCGTGAAAACAGAATGCCCCTTCACATTAAAGACGTCGGCATAATCTATGATACTGCAGTCCATGACATAGATACTGCAATGTGGCTTTTTGACGACACCCCAGAGGTGGTATTTGCAAGGTCAGGCAAAATAAGACATGATCATGAAGACTTTGCTACAATAATGCTTGGTTTTAAGGACAACAAGGTTGCCATCATATCATCTAATTGGATTACGCCTGCAAGGGTAAGGCACTTTAATGCAGTATGCACGGACGGCATCATCTCGGCTGATTTCATCTCGCAGGAAGTTAGAATTGAAAAAGACAGTGGTTCAGAAATACCAAGAAAAGAAAAAGCAGAGCCCCTGACGGTTGAAATTAGAAACTTTCTTGATTCGGTAGAGGGAAAAGAAAGTCTCAGAGTAAGACCAGAGGATGCGCTAAACGTAACAAGAATCGCAGAAGCGGCACTTTTATCAAGCCAGAAGGGCGTGCCAATATACCTGGAGCTAAAATGA
- a CDS encoding Trm112 family protein, which produces MNKKMMDMLVCPIDKQFPLEIFETESKDEIVVEGAIYCNKCSRFYPIIEEIPIMLPDELRDKKQDMEFLDKNQKKLPEKIIKHAKPWHV; this is translated from the coding sequence ATGAACAAGAAAATGATGGACATGCTTGTATGTCCAATTGACAAGCAGTTTCCACTGGAGATCTTTGAGACAGAGTCAAAAGACGAAATTGTAGTTGAGGGAGCCATATATTGTAACAAATGCTCTAGATTTTATCCAATAATTGAGGAAATACCAATAATGCTGCCCGACGAACTACGCGACAAAAAGCAAGACATGGAATTTCTTGATAAGAATCAAAAAAAACTGCCTGAGAAAATAATTAAACATGCAAAACCATGGCATGTGTAA